In the genome of Abyssalbus ytuae, the window AATTGTATGAAAACCAGGTTTCTGAATGGATAAGGAGGGTTTTAGCAGGGAAAGGATACACTATTCAACCTAAAGCTGCTCAAATGTTAGTTGAGTTTTTAGGTACCGATTTAAGTAAGATTGATAAAGAATTTGAAAAATTAACTATTATCCTTCCGAAAGGAACCCAGATTTCTCCCGAAGTTATTGAAGAAAACATTGGGATAAGTAAAGATTATAATAATTTTGAATTGAGAAAGGCAATAGGGGAGAAAGATATTTTAAAAGCAACCAGGATTATTAATTATTTTGCACAAAATCCTAAAGATAATCCTATAGTAATGACTGTATCGCTGCTGTATAATTTCTTTTCTCAATTGTTGCAATATCATGGTTTGTCCGATCATACCCGGGCAAGCGTAGCTTCGGCATTAAAAATCAACCCGTATTTTGTTGGTGAATACCAAACAGCTGCCCGTAATTATCCTATGAAAAAAGTGAGTGCCATTGTTTCATATCTACGGGAAGCAGATATAAAGAGTAAAGGGGTAGGAGCTTCTAACTTACCTCCGGGAGACTTGCTCAAAGAACTGGTTGCTAAAATTTTAATGTAAATGGCTATCTAGTCAAAAGACTGCATTTCAACAAGTTTTTTATACGTTCCGTTTTTAGCCATAAGTTCGTTGTGTGTTCCCTGTTCCACTATTTCTCCTTTTTGCAGTACCACTATATTATCAGCATTTTGGATTGTGGATAAGCGGTGTGCAATCACTATGGATGTCCTGTTTTTCATCATGTTTTCCAATGCTTTTTGAACAAGCTGTTCACTTTCGGTATCCAAAGCAGAGGTAGCTTCATCTAAAATCATGATGGGAGGATTTTTTAATACGGCACGGGCAATGGATAAACGCTGTTTTTGCCCGCCACTTAATTTGCCACCGGAGTCGCCAATATTTGTATCGAACTGTACAGGAAGATCTTTAATAAATTCGTAGGCATTGGCAATTTTAGAAGCGTCTTCTACCTCGGCGTCGGTTGCTTCGGGTTTACCAAGTTTAATGTTATTTTTTACCGTATCGTTAAACAAAATTGAATCTTGTGTGACAATCCCCATTAATCCTCTTAAAGTACTTTTTTGTATATTTTTAATGTCAATACCATCAATCTTAATATTTCCTTCGTTTACATCATAAAACCTGGTAACAAGATTGGCAATGGTACTTTTTCCACTTCCTGATTGTCCCACAAGGGCAACCATTTTTCCTTTGGGAATATTTAAAGAGAAATTCTTTAACACATATTCATCTTCGTATTTAAATGATATGTTACTAAGGGAAATACTTTCTTCAAAAGAAGTTTTTAAAATAGCGTCCGGGGCATCTTTAATAGTATTTTCTGTTTCCAGAATTTCTAAAACCCTTTCGGCAGCCGCGTTTCCTTTTTTAACCCCGTAAGAGGCTTTGCTTATAGCTTTGGCAGGAGTAAGAATATTGTAAGCCAAACCCATATATGCAATAAATTCAGCTGAATCCAGACTTTTATCAATAAGTACCATTTTGCCTCCAAACCAAAGGAGTACACCTATCACTACAATACCAAGAAATTCGCTGGTGGGTGAAGCCAGGTTTTGCCTGTTAAGCAGGCTGTTTGAATACCTGAAAAAACGTTGAGTAGAATTTTTAAATTTGTTTAAAAAGCTATTTTCGGCATTAAAGGCTTTAATTACACGTAGTCCACCTAAAGTTTCTTCTACTATAGATAAAAATTCTCCCTGTTCTTTCTGGACTTTATCAGATTTCTTTTTTAATGATTTACCTATTCGAGAAATAAGCATTCCGGAAACAGGAATAAAAATAAATACAAACAAAGTAAGTTTAGTACTTATGCCCAACATCATGATAATGGTAAAAAGTATGGTAAGAGGTTCTCTTACAATCAGTTCCAGGACTGATAAAAACGAATGCTGTATTTCAAGTACGTCTGATGTTATTCTGGCAATAACATCTCCTTTTCTTTTTTCTGAAAAATAGGAGATAGGGAGTTCTGCTATTTTTTTATATAAACTGTTTCTGAGATCTTTTAATACACCGTTTCTTAAAAAAGTAATGAAGTACATTGCCAGGTAATTAAAAAGATTTTTGAGGAGGAATAATATAAAAATCAAAATTATTACGAGTACAAGTGCTTTCATATCATCGTCACCGGCATATTTTGTTACCCTGTAATTAACATAATCGAGGATATAATCTTTTAAATGCCCTAATTTTGTAAAAGTGGGCTCTTTATATAAGCGTTCACTTTTTTCAAAGAGGACATCCAGCATTGGTATTAGTGCCATAAAGGATAAAGCACTGAAAAACGCATAAAGAATATTAAAAAATATATTTAAAACTCCGTATTTTTTATAAGGCTCCGCAAAGCGAAGGATTTTCTTGAAATAATTCATTAACTAAGTTTCAATTCACTTAAAATTCTACCAATCTTAGTGTCCAGGTGGTGGTTAACTTTTTCAAAATCTTCTGCTTTATTTAATGTGCCTTTTACACTAAAGTAGAATTTTATTTTAGGTTCGGTACCGCTGGGTCTTGCTGCCATTTTTGTACCATCTTCAGTATAATATATCAGAACATTTGATTTTGGGATATCAATTTTTTCTTCAGTACCGGTTATCATGTTTTTAGCTACGGAAGATTTATAATCCTCTATTCTGACAACTTTAGCCCCATCAATGGTTTTTACAGGATTTTCTCTGAGGTCAATCATCATTTGAGATATTTCCTGTAATCCGCTAATGCCTTTTTTTGTAAGGGAGATTAGTTTTTCTTTAAAAAAACCAAACTGGACATAACTGTTTATGAGTTCCTGATAGAATGAACTACCGTTTGCTTTTGCTTCTGCCGCAATCTCACAAGCCAACAACGAAGCTGTAACAGCATCTTTATCCCTCACAAAATCGCCTACCATAAAACCAAAACTTTCTTCACCACCACCAATAAATTGCTGATTTGGATAGTCTTCTATCATTTTGGCAATCCATTTAAAACCAGTTAGGGAAACTTTGCATTCGACATCATATGCTTTTGCTAATTCATTCATCATGGGAGTGGAAACAATAGTGGTAGCTATAAATTCATTTCCTTCCAGTTTTCCTGAATTTTTCCATTTATCCAGCAAAAATTTAGTCATTAAAACCATAGTTTGGTTTCCGTTAAGTAAAATCATTTTTCCGTCCAGGCCTCTTACTGCTACGCCTAACCTGTCACAGTCGGGGTCAGTACCTATCACCATATCCGCATTCACTTCTTCTGCTTTTTTAAGCGCCATTGTTAATGCTTCGGGTTCTTCGGGGTTTGGAGATTTTACTGTTGGAAAATTACCATCAGGTTTGGCTTGTTCCTCTACTATATAAACATTTTTATATCCTGCTCTTTTTAAAACTTCGGGTAAAATAGTAATAGATGTCCCGTGTAATGAAGTAAATACTATTTTAAAATTGTCTTTGCCTTTTGTGCCAAAACTTCCATTATTTATAGATTCTTTAATAAAAGCTTCATCAATTTCCCGGTCTATAATACTTAATAGGCTATGATTTGCATCAAAGTTGATATCTTCAAAATTGAGAGATTCAATTTCATTTATAATTTCAGCATCCTGTGGAGGCACAATTTGTCCACCATCTGCCCAATATACTTTATAACCATTATACTCGGGAGGATTATGGGAAGCCGTAAGTACTACCCCACATTTACATCCAAGATGTTTTACGGTAAAAGAAAGTTCAGGGGTGGGCCTTAACTCGGAAAACAGATAAACTTTAATTCCATTGGCAGAAAATACGTTAGCCACAACCCTGGCTAGTGTATCGCTATTGTTACGGCAATCGTAGGCAATAGCTACTTTTATTTCTTCGTTTTTAAAAACTTTTTTGAGATAATTGCTTAAGCCCTGTGTGTTTTTCCCAAGAGTGTATTTATTTATACGATTAGTTCCCACACCCATGGTGCCACGCATTCCTCCTGTTCCAAATTCAAGGTTTTTATAAAAGCTCTCTTTTAATTCATCCGCGTTGGTATCTATTAGTTTTTGAACCTCTTTTTTGGTTTCATCATCAAAAAAATCTGTTAACCAGGATTTAGCATTGTTTATAACGGTTTCTATAGTTATTTCCATTGTTTTTTAAGTTTACACAAATTTATAAAAGATGATAGTGGAAAATTGCATTATTTATAATTAATTAAGATTTAATGTGTCAGAAATTTTATAACGTGTATTGCCGGTTTTGGTACGAAGAATGATTTCGCCCAAAAAACCTGCCAGAAATAGTTGAGTACCTATTACCATAGTGGTTAAGGATATATAAAACCACGGGTTTTGGGTAACGAGTATAGCAGGAGTGCCATCATATAGCTTAATTAATTTGGTAACACCAATATAACCTGCAGCCAAAAATCCAACAAAAAACATTAAAACCCCGAGAGCTCCAAAAAGATGCATCGGTCTTTTTCCAAATTTAGATATAAACCATATGGTTATTAGATCTAAAAAACCATTTATAAATCGTTCCATGCCAAATTTGGTCTTTCCATACTTTCTGGCCTGATGTTTAACTATTTTTTCATCAATTTTTTTAAAACCTGCATTCTTTGCCAGCACGGGAATATAGCGATGCATCTCTCCATATACATCAATATTTTTTACTACCTGATTTTTATATGCCTTTAATCCGCAGTTAAAATCATGGAGTTTTAAACCGGAGGTTCTTCTTGCTGCCCAGTTAAAGAGTTTGGAAGGTAAATTTTTGGCAAAAATAGAATCATATCTCTTTTTTTTCCACCCTGAAACAAGATCATAATCATCTTTAGTAATCAGGCTGTAAAGTTCGGGAATTTCTTCCGGGTTATCCTGAAGGTCGGCATCCATGGTTATAATTACATCTCCATATGCTATTTCAAAGCCTGCATGAAGTGCTTGTGATTTCCCGAAATTTTTTAAAAATTTTATTCCTTTTATATTTTGGTTTTTGGCTGAGAGTTCCTGTATGGTCTCCCACGAGCCGTCTGTACTACCATCATCAATAAAAATGATTTCATAAGAAAAATGATTGGACTGCATAACCTTTGCAATCCAATCATGAAGTTCTTTTAATGACTCTTTTTCGTTTAGTAGTGGTATTACTACTGATATATTCATTTATTAATTTATCATCTGAAAATAATTTCAAAGATATAAATTAGTATTCACTTTTAGATTTTTTCATTGCAAGTCCTGCAATTAATGACACAACAAAACCGGCAAAGAGGTTAAATAACAATATAAAAGGATAAGTTAACCAAAGAAATTTTTTCTGCATTTCTATTGCATTATTAATTTGATCACTGGTTAGTTCCGGATTTTGTTCAGCCATTACAGCCTTAGCCATTTCAAAAGATTTATCCCAAAATTCCGGTTCTATTAGACTTGTAAAAATAAGCATGTAAATTATGCCTATAACCGCAGCAACTAAAGCAACTCCTATGCCCACTTTTAATGCCTGTGCTAAAGATAAATAGCCTTCATTACTTTTTTTGAATTGATAAATAGCCAAACATATAACAGCAATCATTACAGCTATGTTTACTATTGTAGTAGCGGTAGATCTTTCATAATGCATGTCCATCATAAAAAGCATAAGGCTGAATACGATAGTAATACCTCCTAAAAGTAAACCATAATTTAAAGCAAATTTTCCGGTTTTAGGTTCAATATTTTCCATATTAATTAAATTTGATTAGTTATAACAAGTTAGTAATTAACAATCATATTTTGTTACACTTTTTTTAATTATAATTTTTTATCTTATTTAGTTGGTATTTTAGAAAATATAGTTAAATTTGCACCTCGAAAAATTCGAAGATATTAAAGTATTAAGGAGATGAAAAACGGTATACACCCAGAAAATTATAGATTAGTAGCATTTAAAGATATGTCTAATGAAGATGTATTTATAACAAAGTCTACAGTTGAGGCGAAAGAAACTA includes:
- the holA gene encoding DNA polymerase III subunit delta; the encoded protein is MDEVKQIVTDIQGGDIKPIYFLMGEEPYYIDKIAGYIEKNVLTDDEKGFNQMVLYGKDVTIDDIVGNAKRYPMMAEKQVVIVKEAQHLSRTIENLEAYALNPQPTTVLVICYKYKTIDKRKKLYKAAGKSGLVYESKKLYENQVSEWIRRVLAGKGYTIQPKAAQMLVEFLGTDLSKIDKEFEKLTIILPKGTQISPEVIEENIGISKDYNNFELRKAIGEKDILKATRIINYFAQNPKDNPIVMTVSLLYNFFSQLLQYHGLSDHTRASVASALKINPYFVGEYQTAARNYPMKKVSAIVSYLREADIKSKGVGASNLPPGDLLKELVAKILM
- a CDS encoding ABC transporter ATP-binding protein yields the protein MNYFKKILRFAEPYKKYGVLNIFFNILYAFFSALSFMALIPMLDVLFEKSERLYKEPTFTKLGHLKDYILDYVNYRVTKYAGDDDMKALVLVIILIFILFLLKNLFNYLAMYFITFLRNGVLKDLRNSLYKKIAELPISYFSEKRKGDVIARITSDVLEIQHSFLSVLELIVREPLTILFTIIMMLGISTKLTLFVFIFIPVSGMLISRIGKSLKKKSDKVQKEQGEFLSIVEETLGGLRVIKAFNAENSFLNKFKNSTQRFFRYSNSLLNRQNLASPTSEFLGIVVIGVLLWFGGKMVLIDKSLDSAEFIAYMGLAYNILTPAKAISKASYGVKKGNAAAERVLEILETENTIKDAPDAILKTSFEESISLSNISFKYEDEYVLKNFSLNIPKGKMVALVGQSGSGKSTIANLVTRFYDVNEGNIKIDGIDIKNIQKSTLRGLMGIVTQDSILFNDTVKNNIKLGKPEATDAEVEDASKIANAYEFIKDLPVQFDTNIGDSGGKLSGGQKQRLSIARAVLKNPPIMILDEATSALDTESEQLVQKALENMMKNRTSIVIAHRLSTIQNADNIVVLQKGEIVEQGTHNELMAKNGTYKKLVEMQSFD
- a CDS encoding phospho-sugar mutase produces the protein MEITIETVINNAKSWLTDFFDDETKKEVQKLIDTNADELKESFYKNLEFGTGGMRGTMGVGTNRINKYTLGKNTQGLSNYLKKVFKNEEIKVAIAYDCRNNSDTLARVVANVFSANGIKVYLFSELRPTPELSFTVKHLGCKCGVVLTASHNPPEYNGYKVYWADGGQIVPPQDAEIINEIESLNFEDINFDANHSLLSIIDREIDEAFIKESINNGSFGTKGKDNFKIVFTSLHGTSITILPEVLKRAGYKNVYIVEEQAKPDGNFPTVKSPNPEEPEALTMALKKAEEVNADMVIGTDPDCDRLGVAVRGLDGKMILLNGNQTMVLMTKFLLDKWKNSGKLEGNEFIATTIVSTPMMNELAKAYDVECKVSLTGFKWIAKMIEDYPNQQFIGGGEESFGFMVGDFVRDKDAVTASLLACEIAAEAKANGSSFYQELINSYVQFGFFKEKLISLTKKGISGLQEISQMMIDLRENPVKTIDGAKVVRIEDYKSSVAKNMITGTEEKIDIPKSNVLIYYTEDGTKMAARPSGTEPKIKFYFSVKGTLNKAEDFEKVNHHLDTKIGRILSELKLS
- a CDS encoding glycosyltransferase family 2 protein, with the translated sequence MNISVVIPLLNEKESLKELHDWIAKVMQSNHFSYEIIFIDDGSTDGSWETIQELSAKNQNIKGIKFLKNFGKSQALHAGFEIAYGDVIITMDADLQDNPEEIPELYSLITKDDYDLVSGWKKKRYDSIFAKNLPSKLFNWAARRTSGLKLHDFNCGLKAYKNQVVKNIDVYGEMHRYIPVLAKNAGFKKIDEKIVKHQARKYGKTKFGMERFINGFLDLITIWFISKFGKRPMHLFGALGVLMFFVGFLAAGYIGVTKLIKLYDGTPAILVTQNPWFYISLTTMVIGTQLFLAGFLGEIILRTKTGNTRYKISDTLNLN
- a CDS encoding DUF4199 domain-containing protein, translated to MENIEPKTGKFALNYGLLLGGITIVFSLMLFMMDMHYERSTATTIVNIAVMIAVICLAIYQFKKSNEGYLSLAQALKVGIGVALVAAVIGIIYMLIFTSLIEPEFWDKSFEMAKAVMAEQNPELTSDQINNAIEMQKKFLWLTYPFILLFNLFAGFVVSLIAGLAMKKSKSEY